One genomic region from Salvia hispanica cultivar TCC Black 2014 chromosome 2, UniMelb_Shisp_WGS_1.0, whole genome shotgun sequence encodes:
- the LOC125205827 gene encoding IQ domain-containing protein IQM3-like, which produces MEVEAHAVSAFDLNHAGNFPAYSFSGVSASSDEPLSDQMLGAREDSSLPPSPAARCPSNAAKNVQKVYRSYRTRRMLADSAVVAEELWWQALDFARLNHSTISFFDFLKPETAASRWNRARWNASKVGKGLSKDAKAQKLAFQHWIEAIDPRHRYGHSLHLYYEQWCQTNTGQPFFYWLDLGDGRDFELKECPRSKLRQQCIKYLGPMERDHYEYEVLDGKILHKLTGKPLDTIQGSTGSKWIFVMSTFKRLYIGEKKKGLFHHSSFLAGGATLAAGRLTAEHGVLKCISAYSGHYKPTDEILNSFLSFLEENGVNLNEVEIQKPTDDYESNENGQPASDPFTSDVSAISDSIPSEVDGNMPPETIKPSKPETYKRSLSGGLQSPKADVPSKALLQRINSKKAIKSYQLGHQLSTKWSTGAGPRIGCIADYPMELRVQALELTNLSPRSLPPSWTPRRTAVEIVSPSAYPSNVSSED; this is translated from the exons ATGGAGGTCGAAGCGCACGCGGTTTCCGCTTTCGATCTTAACCACGCCGGAAACTTTCCTGCTTACTCGTTTTCTGGTGTGTCTGCATCCTCAGACGAGCCTCTTTCCGATCAAATGCTTGGTGCACGGGAGGACTCCTCCTTGCCCCCTAGTCCCGCCGCTAGATGTCCGTCTAATGCAGCTAAGAATGTTCAGAAGGTTTATCGGAGCTATCGTACTCGCCGCATGTTAGCTGACTCCGCCGTCGTCGCCGAGGAATTATG GTGGCAAGCACTAGATTTTGCGCGATTAAATCACAGCACGATATCATTTTTCGACTTCCTGAAGCCAGAGACAGCTGCCTCGCGTTGGAATCGTGCTCGATGGAATGCTTCAAAG GTGGGAAAGGGTCTATCCAAGGATGCCAAGGCTCAAAAGTTGGCTTTTCAACACTGGATCGAAGCT ATTGACCCAAGGCACCGCTATGGCCACAGCTTACATCTTTATTATGAGCAGTGGTGTCAAACTAATACTGGTCAACCCTTCTTCTACTG GTTGGATCTTGGAGATGGCAGAGACTTTGAGCTTAAAGAATGTCCAAGATCAAAGCTCCGTCAACAATGCATCAAGTATCTTGGACCA ATGGAGAGGGACCATTATGAATATGAGGTTCTTGATGGGaaaattttgcataaattGACTGGGAAACCACTTGACACAATTCAAGGGTCAACAGGATCAAAATGGATTTTTGTGATGAGCACCTTTAAACGACTCTACATTGGGGAG AAAAAGAAAGGATTGTTCCACCATTCCAGCTTTCTGGCTGGAGGGGCTACCTTAGCTGCTGGAAGGCTCACGGCAGAGCATGGAGTGCTTAAG TGTATCTCAGCTTACAGTGGACACTATAAGCCAACGGATGAAATCCTTAACAGCTTCTTATCATTTCTCGAGGAGAATGGTGTAAATCTGAATGAAGTTGAG ATACAAAAGCCTACTGATGACTATGAGAGTAATGAAAATGGGCAGCCAGCTTCCGATCCGTTTACTTCTGACGTTTCGGCAATATCAGATTCCATTCCATCTGAAGTGGATGGGAACATGCCTCCAGAAACAATCAAACCTTCTAAGCCAGAAACTTACAAGAGGAGTCTCTCTGGTGGTCTTCAGAGTCCCAAAGCAGACGTGCCAAGTAAGGCCCTGCTGCAAAGAATCAACTCGAAGAAGGCTATCAAGTCGTACCAATTGGGGCATCAGCTCTCTACAAAATGGTCCACGGGTGCCGGCCCGAGAATCGGATGCATTGCTGACTACCCCATGGAGCTGAGGGTACAGGCGCTGGAACTCACTAACCTCTCTCCGAGATCTTTGCCACCATCATGGACACCGAGAAGGACTGCTGTGGAGATTGTTTCGCCTTCTGCCTATCCATCAAATGTAAGCAGCGAAGACTAG